Proteins from a genomic interval of Colletes latitarsis isolate SP2378_abdomen chromosome 3, iyColLati1, whole genome shotgun sequence:
- the Rpp20 gene encoding ribonuclease P protein subunit p20 has translation MADVHECSKSSQDFSNEKNVPRAKRKKLSPSDYTIKKRQPFNLSGKRNKDIFVTNKTNFKAQIKKCEKLLSSGTSEVIIHGLGAAVHRACNLALQLKEIHYNGVELDIKTSTTTIIDDFEPLHDSADYETISRNNSAIHIRVFRKFSISGLKYQE, from the exons ATGGCCGATGTGCACGAATGTTCGAAGTCTAGTCAGGACTTTTCGAATGAGAAGAACGTGCCTAGGGCAAAACGTAAGAAGTTATCGCCCTCCGATTATACTATCAAAAAGCGGCAACCCTTTAATTTATCAGGGAAACGAAACAAAGATATCTTTGTAACTAATAAAACTAACTTTAAG GCACAAATAAAGAAATGTGAGAAACTTCTCAGCAGTGGCACTTCTGAAGTGATCATACATGGCCTTGGTGCTGCTGTACACAGAGCTTGCAATTTAGCTCTCCAATTAAAAGAAATTCATTATAATGGAGTGGAATTAGATATTAAGACATCTACTACAACTATTATTG ATGATTTTGAACCTCTCCATGATAGTGCAGATTATGAAACAATTAGTAGGAATAATTCAGCTATACACATACGcgtatttcgaaaattttcaatAAGTGGTCTTAAATATCAAGAATAA
- the LOC143340267 gene encoding transmembrane protein 203 produces MIFSLNELVHWLGLTIFEIWINLVSLTIFTMLLALKLDDNYFVGNSGWWIVFSPLFVADGLNTYFCAIIFIRMHMEGMIKVAIQRALWSLILLLLIFVFKYLLCKKLTGQSTLEYSEIMSPIFILFQLIAVRACQLH; encoded by the coding sequence ATGATATTTTCTTTGAATGAATTAGTACATTGGCTAGGTTTAACAATCTTTGAAATATGGATAAATCTAGTTTCATTGACAATTTTCACAATGTTATTAGCCCTTAAGCTAGATGATAATTATTTTGTGGGTAATTCAGGATGGTGGATAGTATTTTCACCCCTTTTTGTCGCGGATGGTTTGAACACCTATTTTTGTGCAATTATTTTCATAAGGATGCACATGGAAGGGATGATCAAAGTAGCTATTCAAAGAGCATTGTGGAGTCTTATATTGTTActtttaatatttgttttcaagTATCTCTTATGTAAAAAACTAACGGGACAAAGCACTTTGGAATATTCAGAAATAATGAGTCCTATATTCATTCTGTTTCAATTAATTGCAGTTAGAGCATGTCAACTTCATTGA
- the LOC143340265 gene encoding uncharacterized protein LOC143340265 has protein sequence MSEIKAENKNDNSIEDVSKDHSVEEKPTPTKNKRGGTKRLSTLERTAQEGELLIKDLNASVGEMEGRRRTRSSARGLSSSTPVPSPPKKEKRETSTKSTGRGRGRPKRQEKNNENNTDEEAANNKSEKHSEEESMKMDEDDNKEETEKLVDNEDKSVAKAESKETTEKTLESNFKEEKITEESEDFAEETKSISASEEKKEEDIKDSSDSSQDATDTAAEIPSSSSTESQNPSNTTTTEENKE, from the exons ATGTCCGAGATCAAGGCGGAGAACAAGAACGACAACAGCATCGAGGATGTGTCGAAG GACCATTCTGTAGAAGAGAAACCAACTCCAACGAAAAACAAACGAGGTGGTACGAAAAGACTTTCCACACTCGAAAGGACAGCTCAAGAAGGAGAATTACTCATAAAg GATTTAAATGCATCTGTTGGAGAAATGGAAGGGAGAAGGCGTACGCGTAGTTCAGCACGAGGCCTTAGCTCGTCGACGCCTGTGCCGTCTCCACCTAAAAAAGAAAAGCGGGAAACATCGACAAAGAGTACTGGTCGTGGACGCGGGCGACCTAAACGGCAAGAAAAAAACAACGAAAATAACACCGACGAAGAAGCAGCAAACAATAAGAGCGAAAAGCATTCCGAGGAGGAATCTATGAAAATGGATGAGGATGATAATAAGGAGGAAACAGAAAAGTTGGTAGACAATGAGGACAAAAGTGTCGCGAAAGCAGAAAGTAAAGAAACTACAGAGAAGACACTGGAGTCTAACTTTAAGGAAGAAAAGATAACAGAAGAATCGGAAGATTTTGCGGAAGAAACGAAAAGCATTAGTGCCAGTGAAGAGAAAAAGGAGGAAGACATAAAGGATAGCTCGGATTCAAGTCAAGATGCGACAGACACAGCGGCAGAAATACCATCCTCATCTTCAACGGAGTCTCAAAACCCGTCTAATACCACTACTACTGAAGAAAACAAGGAATAA
- the Cstf50 gene encoding cleavage stimulation factor subunit 1 Cst50: MKEPEVDPKNIIKSRELLYRLMISQLFYDGHQTLAVQLSNIIQAEPPCPPSDRLLHLMLIGLAHEPDRSKKDTSNLSTFPSTFDNTLGPGLDLEFETEAQTQAPEPAQYETAYVTSHKGNCRAGAFSADGQLIATGSVDASIKILDVDRMLAKSAPDEMAPGDQTGGHPVIRTLYDHLEEVTCLEFHPREPILVSGSRDFSIKLFDFSKASVKKAFRTITDADQIRCLSFHPTGDFLVVGTNHSVVRLYDVNTAQCSVCSIPSHQHTAGITSIKYSPDAKTYASAGKDGSIKLWDGVSNRCINTFVKAHDGYEVCSVTFTRNGKYLLSSGKDSLIKLWELSTSRCLIAYTGAGTTGKQEHKAQAIFNHTEDYVMFPDEATTSLCAWNSRNASRKQLLSLGHNGPVRLIIHSPTAPAFLTCSDDFRARFWFRRMPTH; the protein is encoded by the exons ATGAAGGAACCTGAAGTGGATCCGAAGAATATTATAAAAAGCAGAGAATTGCTTTACAGGCTTATGATCAG TCAATTATTTTATGATGGACATCAGACATTGGCTGTTCAATTGTCAAATATAATTCAAGCAGAACCACCATGTCCTCCATCCGATCGTTTGCTCCATTTAATGTTAATTGGATTAGCTCATGAACCTGATCGTTCTAAAAAAGATACAAGTAACTTATCTACATTTCCTTCAACATTTGACAATACTTTGGGACCTGGGTTAGACTTAGAATTCGAGACAGAAGCTCAGACCCAAGCTCCAGAACCAGCTCAATATGAAACTGCCTATGTTACTTCTCATAAAGGAAACTGTAGAGCAGGAGCATTTTCTGCAGATGGTCAATTAATAGCAACTGGATCAGTCGATGCATCAATTAAAATTTTGGATGTTGATAGAATGTTAGCAAAGTCTGCACCAGATGAAATGGCACCTGGAGATCAGACAGGTGGTCATCCAGTTATAAGAACATTGTATGATCATTTAGAAGAAGTGACATGCCTAGAGTTTCATCCAAGAGAACCTATTCTTGTATCTGGTAGCAGGGATTTTTCTATTAAGCTATTTGATTTTAGCAAGGCCAGTGTAAAAAAGGCATTCAGGACTATTACAGATGCAGATCAGATACGATGTTTATCTTTTCATCCAACTGGTGATTTTTTAGTTGTTGGAACTAATCATTCAGTTGTGAGGCTATATGATGTTAATACAGCACAGTGTTCTGTCTGTAGCATACCGAGCCATCAACACACTGCTGGAATAACTAGTATTAAATACTCTCCAGATGCAAAAACTTATGCATCGGCTGGCAAAGATGGAAGTATCAAATTGTGGGATGGTGTATCAAATCGTTGTATAAATACTTTTGTTAAGGCGCACGACGGTTACGAAGTATGTTCTGTAACATTTACGAGAAATGGAAAG TACTTGTTATCATCAGGAAAAGAttctttaataaaattatgGGAATTATCTACTAGCAGATGTTTAATAGCATATACAGGTGCTGGAACCACAG GCAAACAAGAACATAAAGCACAAGCTATTTTTAATCATACCGAAGATTATGTAATGTTTCCTGACGAAGCTACAACATCGTTATGTGCTTGGAATTCTCGAAACGCGTCCAGGAAACAATTATTGTCGTTGGGACACAATGGTCCAGTAAGATTGATAATTCATTCCCCGACTGCTCCAGCATTCTTGACGTGCAGTGACGATTTTAGAGCAAGATTTTGGTTTAGAAGAATGCCGACTCATTAG